ggtatctgtgacctaacatagtcaaaactgcacaaaattggaagtgtaggatcagtATGACACCCAATgcacgtcaagtttcgtggaattctgttcatggggggccaaacaataaattaatttatgttactatacaccaactggtctgtaggtggccagagacagttttctgtgaatatctcgagaaccgtagggcctaggaggtccacctttttttgtatgttggtcttaaggggccatgtcaacccatcccattaccacttattttatgtatagcgccacctagttaaaaattaaaaagcaaaaaattaggtgttttcatcacaatatctctggctgacatggtcaaaactgcacaaaattgaaagtgtaggatcattatgacactctccgaatgcatgccaagttttgtgaactttcgttaaTGGGGGGCCTtagaataaaataatttatgtgtagatttagtgaccgtacaccaacaaggattcccaggacactaaaagaccggggtacacgaaacttggtgggcatgtaaccccacatggatagcatggaaccatcgtttttcgttttgatctgtagccccccccccactggactggaccccccaaaaggagggtagggcagttttctgtgaatatcttgagaaccgtagggcctaggatgaccaattttttccgtatgtttgcctccaggggtcatgttaacccattccatatgcacacatgtgcataaacagatacacacgcacacacatacattcacagtaatcatacgtatgacacatactcacacagtagacatatgtactcatgcaaacacaggcacatacgcaggcacacacacaagcacgcacacacacacacacataaacataaacatgtacaggcacacatgcacacaattcaagaatttctcagaattatgaacaggcaagatgggggtggggttgtataaaattagttttacatgtgaaatctatgaactaatcatgttttggtacttgttgtctagcagataccagtgagaattgagtgtggataatgcaatttagtgagacagttagaatcatataggcctttcagcgtgatttatttttgtggaaaaaatgtgctggactgggcggcggtcatattttgtaccgctctgcggtacatctagttctttaAAGCATGGTGCATGATCATCCATGTTTGCAGTTTCCCACTGTCATGGAAATTGCTTTTTGATTGGAATTCCAAGGATGACCGTTATGCCTTTCAAAGCGAAGGTATTTCACATTTGAGGCATTAGATCTCCCAAACAAGGGGAGACGTCCAGCTGTTTTGAGAATATCTAACTATATGCAGTTTGCTTTTGATGCTGAAGCTTGCATAGTATATGGCACTCATGCTGTGTGCAATGCACTGTGGGATATTGTGTACTCATCGAAATGTAAACACATTCATGTTTATTCCATAGGAATTGACTGTCTCTCTCAACACCATTTATGTCATtcatcaagttttttttttgtttattcccCCTCCCGCAGATCCCCGTCATGACGGGCGCCTTCATGGACTCATCGCCCAACGACGACTACAGCACTGACCACTCACTCTTCAACTCGTCAGCGAGCGTCCACGCCGCCGCCATGACTACCCACAACCAGCCGGAGGAACAGCAGCAGCCCATGTCGCGCGATGCCATCTGGCTCTGGATTGCCATCACCGCCACCATCGGCAACATCGTGGTGGTCGGTGTGGTCTATGCCTTCACCTTCTGAGGTCTGGACCGATAAGGGACAGACGGATGTATGGAGTGCCTGTTGGACTGCGTACGGGAGAAGAGTGATGAGAAGCCAGAGAAATTAGCTGCCAAGAACATGGATGGGAAACCCCAATGAAGGcacttttttcccccatttcccCCATGTTTTTTCTTTAGTTGTGTATTTCACAAATCACAAGTATTTATAGATTAATTTCACCTTCTTCTCCATTTTTGTTTGGTTCTTTTCTTTACTACAAAAAAATCCAACAGGTTGGAGAAAATGTTTTGCAACATTGCAAAGGACTCACTCAAAAGAGACTGGGCATAGGCTACTCCCCAGTGTGAGTTGATCTCAAAAACCTAAATGAATGATCAAAATCGGACAAAAACTACTGCCAAAGGTTTAGGCTGTTAAGCATTTTTTCCTCGCTCttactttgcctttgtgttAGTTGAGCAACATGTACTGTACTACCATAAGCTTTAAATGTACTCAGTGTTGGTATATAGAACCTACCTTTACCAAGTGCAGTCCTGTACAGTCAACTGTAAATTATTGTCGCTGTTTATTATTGTACAGATCTGAACATCTTAACACTGCCTTGTAATCAACAGTGGCTCTTGGTGTCGGTGTCATAGGTAAATATTAAGTTGGCAACAATCATGGAGTTGGGATTGGGGCTGTAAAGAGTCACAAATATCTTAACTAAAGGACCAATCGTGCAAGAAGCACCACTGCATGTTACGCCAACATCCACAAACTCACAGGTGAGCTCAGTTCTGCTTTGCGAAGACTCCGAACTCTCTGGAAGAGGCTGGGCAGTGTGAGGATGACGGTGTGTCTTAGTAAGTCCATCTCTCTTATCGCATTGATTGCTAAAGACAATCTGTTGCCTGCAGTTCTCTCCGATGCCAACTTTTGCCACTCTGTCTCTTCCGAAATGACAAAAGGGATATATTCTCAATTTGATCACAGCAACTGAGAACATTTAAATTCCCAGACAATCTGGCCCACCACGGCCTTATGTATTCTTAATAAATACTAAATCTGATTGGTAAGGGCTGTGAAggtagattaattttgacgcagtCTCAAATTGCAGTGACAATCTTTCTGATTTCAGAAAAAAAGGTTGTCTGGGATCTGCCAACATTAATCGCGAGAAGTCAGTTTGACTGTGGGCTGCGATATAGCTGTGCAGAAAGAAATGATTATGAAGTGGACAAAAGCCTCTTCATTGTTGTATTTGGCCAACTGCAGCTCGACAAAACAAGAGCCTGCCTGCTCTTAATGAGCTCTGGATAAGAGGCTGCCGTTGCCATGGTGACCCGTCTATCCTGTCCCCCTTCCTTCAAAACACAGAGGATTTGGTACCCATTTACGGCCCCTTTTCTGCAAAACACACCATGCAACTTGAACACTGGCAAACTTCCCCCATGCCAAGATATGATGGAGTACTCTTATTTGCAGTGCAACGACAACAAAGCTCTTCTCTAGCGCAGCACAGACAGGCCTAACTGTTTCCTTAGCTATGGCTCGTTTTTCTCTCAAGAGAAATAACCATCCTCATGAGTCACCTcagttaacctgactctcgccagatgaatttcgttccgcctagctccactcacatccatcagGGATCGCTTCCGTTAggagtgatttcagcaccagattttatggtagagccaatcggGACGCAGGGCGgaagtttcatagatgtgacgtagtggagaagcgactgtgagactgttctgaTTCAGACAATGGCTCGCATCGAGGAAGCAAGCGtcatcagcgtcacgggttggcttcgatgtgagtggttgaagtatcACGTCAATAAAGATgatggacaagtggcttatccaatcatatgcccagcattctgaaacacctctccaatggagcgatcccagatggatgtgtggagctaggcggaacgaaattcatctggcgagagtcatgTTAGTACTCAGTACCCAGTACCCGGAACAAGGAAGCAGCTTTATTTACATTCTAAACTGACACCTTCATATTTTACCTTTGCTGGAAcacccctccaccacacacacacactgccaactACTTGCCTGGCATTAGGTCCTGGCAGTAGCATCAGTGAAAGCATTAGGGTAAGATGGGGTGTTGTAATTCccttgagatgtgtgtgtgtgggggaggttgGCTAATAAAGTGTCTGTAAATCTCAGACACTCCCTCGAGTGTGAGGGAGAGGTCAAGCCAAGCTTGCTAACAAAAATCGTCAGCCGTTAGTGGATAGCCACACATCCCAGCCACCAGCGCCTGCATCTGTGACAGTTGCTTAACGATCCATTTCTGGGTGGCATTTCTGGAAGACCCTTTTTTTCTGAAAGTTTTAATTTACGAGGCaatccttaaacacacacacatctgctgcCTGTTTTCTTACCGGGGTGGGTTTTCTATTGATCTTAATTGATTGGTCATCTTTTTTACCCCCTCTCTCCTGTGACGGATGACTCATGGGTTAGATGGAGGTGAAGAGGCGGCCAAGCAAGGGGAGAGATTTCTTAATTCCGTTGTGCTGCATTTGATTTACACTAAGTGGTGGAGAAAGGGAAAGCAGCATCTAAACTGTTCAAGGGTGACATTGAGAACGCAATGGTAAAAGTGATggcatctctgtgtgtattaCACCTGAGATCCTGACATGTTCACTGAACACTGATGTTGTAAATTTGGCCTCCCCCTGAGGATACAAGCCTGACAGGCAGTAAAAAAGACCTAATAAATTCATGGATGTGTCCAAACCAACATTGTGTTGTAGGCAGTATTTCTACACTGAAAGTGTTGCTCAACCAAATCTACAGCATCATTCACGTGTCTTCTCTGAGTTTAACGTGGTAAACTGCAATGGTATCTGCTTAGAAACTGTACAGATttctatacatatatattttgtGTAGGCTCTTCATATCCTGAACAGAGAGCTTCTGTATATTGATGTGGGTGAATAGTCTTTACAGAGAATTCTAATGTCTACATATGGTGGTAGACAGTCACATTGTACCTCACTTGCACacagatatgtttttttttttgtacaaatatattaaaaatgtCCTCATTAAATGTCACAGGGCTCTGTGTTGTCATTTGGTGTCAGCTCAACATTCCTTTCTTATATGGTCTGTTGGACCTGTTATGTGATGTAGATGATGGCCTTACgattgtgtaggctactaaTTTCGGTGACCAAGCTGACTATTACAGCTCTCCCATATCTGCTGATTCTGTGACTGTGGCTCCAGTGCAACTTATATGGTAAGTGAGgtataacacaacacaactgaCCAAATGAAGAGAAATAAACAAAGTAAGGGCTATAAAAACCATGAAAATAGAAATTAAGGGCTATAACAATCATGCGTTAGTGTCAGCAAGCTGAAGTACTCGATAGCTGAGACAAGGTGTGGAGGAGGAACGAAGCGACATTGTAAGGACTAGAACGAGATAGAACAGGAGTTCATTATTAATGGTTAATATGGGAGAACACTAACAGGGGTAAGAAATTATGAATAGAAGCAGCATCATATCCTGAACAGAATAGCTGGCAAAGAGCTAGCTGTCACAATAGTGAGAACCACTGGCTAGATTGACAGCCTTGGAAGTTGGGGGTTGCTAGCAGGCTAAAAGCCACAGGTGCTAATGTCTGTCACCAGCACATCTTTCATCTTATTGGTCAGAGGGAtgtacacacagcacagctcttcACCCGCAGGCCTCTGCTACCACAAAGCCGATCTCAGGCCTGTCttcaggcgcacacacacacacacacacacacacacacacacacacacacacacacaaacatacttacACAATGTTGTTTCTTTGTCCGCAAGCCTCAGCAGAACATGTCAGCCATAGCACCCCAACCCCACCTGACTGGAGAGGCTAACCCTGGGTACCCATACTAATCCCTCATTAATAGGGCCCAGCTTGTCCTgacagatggagggagagagggatagagaaaggagagagaaagagagaagaataaGAAAAGGGTCTACTTGCCAGAGACAGAAGCCCTCTCTATGTTTTTCCATTGCTGTCAAATGCAGACTCTCACAAGCCTTTTAGCAAGTATTTAGAAAAGGCTCTTGGAGAGAGCGCTACACTGGGATTCATCTGTTTAACGAAGGAGGCTTTTCAAGAGAACCCATCCTTACCTGCCATGTTCTCAATGTAGTGCTGTCAGTGTTCTCAGTAGGATGTGTCTCTCCCttcctacttctctctctctctctctctctttctttcccttctctGAGCAGAATCCCAACTGGGTTTCTTTTTACCAGGAAAAACAGGGGGTATTGGTCTCAAGTTCTCTTCCAGCGAACATCTATTTTGTCTTTTGATTTGGTGTCGCAGTGCACAGCTGTTCACGTCACTGCAAATGTGAAGAATGACTGTGCTCACCGCTTCCTGCCTGGACGTATCCCATGTGATTTGTAGCTGTGGatagctgtttgtgtgtgtgtgtgtgtgtgtgtgtgtgtgtgtgtgtgtgtgtgtgtgtgtgtgtctgtgtgtgtgtgtgtctgtgtgtgtgtgtgtgtgtgtgtgtgtgtgtatgtgtgtgagtgtgtatgtgtgtgtgtgtgcatgtgtgcgtgcgtgtcagtttgtgtgtgtgcacgcaaggGAAGGAGGATGAATGTTCAATCTCAGAAAAGGTGCAACACATGTGTCTGCTGTTCCACTAATGTCACACTGTTCCATCTTCTGCAAAGTGACATTCAATGGCAGTGGTGGTTTATTAGAGCCCAGCGCTGCCTCTAGCCAATCACCAAATTGAACCCttaaaggccgtgttgcagggttcattttccaacgaatttgcacaatttgcttgttggtaataaacatttaaactgttatccattgtatttgatgttgttgggtatcacaaaacggactataatacgaaaaagcaggtactatttcacagcgtttgaagtgattctcctttcccccacaatgcattgcattacgtcaccttggggaggctacagaccaaagcccaccttgagacccttgagagtaacgagagaggagtaaagagagaccAGTGAGggattgttcagcagtagatagcgcagattatagataaatagataggctatagatagcctagatatgtatatagacaggtagatagatagttagatgGATCATGTCATATGCTGGTCACGGGagagctcctcgaccagcggccaaaatgcactcgcttccctagttactgcagctctccaccacagtttccattgggacggcacagcccacacaagcacctgcaaaactgcgacttacccatattatctccctctttggtaagccgtaccctgacgatgtcaatggcaatcaatcacgagcagtagttatcgaaaatattcatgctgaagacacgaccagcctaatcggcggcggctagaagctaagtaactggggtggctcacaggtgggactaaaaagttagcccatagctagctatcatgatgcttcatattctgatcttctgactaagtttgcccggtagcctacttatcagaactaacgacatgatcactatcactagatataaagaaaatgttgactttcattcggtgctgttcactgacagtaacaaaaaaagtgtcgtaacgttataagcataatgcattgaactgaataggtgcattatgtagcctcataacgaggcctctcaaattcagaaaattgcattaaactaaaatcggaagacattgttatctttgttagaccatagggtcgttgtcatataaatgctgtaacgaaattcgaagtgtaaatatacaaactttatgttgaaagtgtaaccgcgaccgtttcccataggaatgaatgtaaaacataccctccaaaacgagactaaattgatatcaggcaccgttattaccattggtagatcatagggtagctgtgatataaatgctgtgacgaaattcgaagtgtaaatatacaaactttatgttgaaagtgtaaccgtgatgtccattgaaatgtattgaaatgaatgaagcgcagatcatgtagtccccaaagtgacgtcatcaccgaattgcgtaAAAAACCcccgctaatgctaaaaacaacaaaaactggcatttaacaccatttggagacatttttaaaaattatatacatatattgagtgctttatgtacccattaatcaacagtggtggttaacctgcaacacaggctttaacATGACAGTGTGCGGCGTAATGACTCAGCCGTAATTCTTTTTTGGCCagccatctttcttttttctttccctcagATTGTGTGGATGCGGCGCTATGTTagtcttgtttgttttcctcaGGGTCACTCGGTGAATCCCCTTAAGCGTGATGGATCTGCGCCATTGTGGCTGATCTGCAATTCAGGAAGGGGTTCAACCAAAGGTAGACCGCATATAATTGCAGCCTGAATCCACAGCCTGAGCTAAAGACACAGAAATGTGTGTaggcatacagtatactgtactgTGTATTAAACATTACTTTCAGCTATTGGTTAGAAAACATCATTGTTGTAAGAGAgaaatgtatatgtatatgtatatacatttatataatCAAACATATTTATGGAAATAGGCCACCAGTATTGGTGTGTTATAAATAGATTTAGCTAATGGAGTTTGCGTTCCTGCTGTGAGGACCTTGAAATGTCTGTGTTGTTATTCCAAGTCAGATGCTCCATTGCACATTGTTGAACTTTAGCTGAGGTCCGTGAAATACATTTTTTCCATGTGACCGGTCAGACAGGCAAGGCTCTTGAGCAGAACCTCGGACAGACCCCTGGACATGTGGGTCGGCCCTCTCCCGTCGACATAGCCCTGTCGCCATGGTGACCATGTGTTTAGCTCTCAAACTCCCAGGCTCTTGAGCCTCTGCTGGCGGTGACATTGGCTGAATGGCATATTTATAGACACCTGGGCCCATGAGGCCTTTTTAAAGGCAATCTGCTGGAGGCAGGCAGGCTAGGGATAGATTCGCTTCACACTTCACACAGCTGACACCTTAGATTTTCAGCTCAATAATGACAAATAAATGATTACCTTTTTAGCTTGAGAAAGTGTTGCTCTGTTgtgaaagattttttttgtgAAAGGCTGAAGTTAATCTTCATGAAGGATAACTCCTCCTCATTAAATGTGATGCTCGCTGAACAGTTCCATAACAAGCAACCCACAGATGTAGAAACTGCAAACTTTTCATGGTAACTGAAAACTCCCCAGTCCGACTCCCTTCTCCCCTTTACCCTGCTATCTCATCTCCCCCTTTATCTgtctctacgtgtgtgtgtcaccctgATTCATTTGGGGTGTGGGGGCCCTGCTGCTTGAGTGAGGGAGATTGATGGGGGGGACCTCTGTTCATTACGCGCTGGCAGCAGGGCGGACGGGGGAAATCTGGCTCCAATTATAACACGTCCTGTAATGCAGCCAGAGTGATGGATAGCCAACTGTGTGTGACATTAGGTGTCAGGTAAACAAACAGCCCAGGTGGATCATCGGGCCTTGGGAATACATTTACAACTTACAACTTACAATAAGTCATAAAAGTATGTATATGCATACATAAGTGTATATGTCATATGAATTTATTTCAGAATATATTAATAGAATACATTCAGATAGATCTACATGATTATGGAATGAATTGCATTCATTTTTTAGATAAATTGGATATAGAAATTATTGACAGATGATAACTTTTAGATATTCTCAGTTTTGCTGTGCACCCAACCTCACACTTAATTAAGAGACCTTGTACCTAGCTGAAGGTTAATGAATCAGGTGATTGCTATCTTTCCCTCAGGCTCATTTTTGTTATTAATATGAGGCATTCACACAATTTGACCATCAAGTTTCTGGGCTTGTTTCCAAGAGAATCACCAAAACACCGTCTAGATGCTGACTTCATCAGGAAATACTTGAACACATTTAATCGACCATTTAAATAAACACTAATGCAGGGGTTTCACTGCAGTTATTGTTATACAGTTGAGGTATCTGATGACCTACCAGAAGGGGGCGGTATTTTCTCTAATTTGATCAGTAAAGGAAAGACGACCCTAGATGTAATGATGTAATCTACCGTGTTTCAAAGTTTAAATAATGTTATACTTTTCACTCTGTAGTGAATTATCATCAAAGGTTACGttaaaagacaaacacattttGGAATTGGAACAGTCATGCATAAGGGGATACAGAATTGCTACATCCGAAAATAgaatctcttcctttctctccccacttctgtccctctttttcttttttctttctctctctctctctctctctctctctttctctctctctctctctcacacacacaccctgaacaATGAAACATATTGCTATAAATTGTCTTGTTTTTTCATGCCCTAGTGTCAGTAGTCTTGATGGGTTAAGACACAAAAGAACAAGCGCATAGTTTGTCCTTTTTCCATGTCAGTACAAATATTTGACTACACATAACTTATCACTCTTACTGTAAGAGCTGAGGTCAACAATGTGTGATAGCATGAAGATATATTGCAGTGATACAGGGATTTTAAACAAAACTTCCTCTCACTCTGCTGCAGACTGTGTTTAACTACTGTCTCCCACGCTACTGTTAATGCATCCACACTGACAGGAAACAAGGTTGTGCAACCGTTTATGGAAAACACTGACCGCCTGAACGGATTAATGGCCGGAATCGCTTGCATGAAGACACAAGCCCACTCTTTCAGACCTCGATGTGTCTTATCTGATTGCAATGCAGGGACTCTTGTCTTGCGGTATATAAACACGATGCTCTGATATCTTGCAAGGCTGAGTGTGTGAGCTTTTAAAGGGACATTTGCAGTGGATGTCTGGTTGTCTGGATGTCTGTTTTTTACCAAGCCTTTGCGCTCTCTCCTGGAAGATGTCACACTGGGGCCCGTGCTGGTAGTAGGCCCCATGCATGTCACTGGGACCCAAGTCAGTCTGATGCTCACTGCCTTTATCTGATGCTGAAGAGTGCACctcctaagagagagagagagagagagagagagagacagagagacagacagacagacagcgagagagagaagaagaagagagtctACTTGCAAGAAACAGAGGCCCTCTCCATGTTTTTCCATtgctgcaaatgtgtgtgtgtgtttgtgtgtatgtgtgtgtgtgtgagagagagagagagag
The nucleotide sequence above comes from Alosa sapidissima isolate fAloSap1 chromosome 6, fAloSap1.pri, whole genome shotgun sequence. Encoded proteins:
- the LOC121711063 gene encoding uncharacterized protein C14orf132-like, whose amino-acid sequence is MDLSFMAAQIPVMTGAFMDSSPNDDYSTDHSLFNSSASVHAAAMTTHNQPEEQQQPMSRDAIWLWIAITATIGNIVVVGVVYAFTF